In Gordonia sp. SL306, the genomic window ACGAACGTACTGACCAATTCGCAGGTCCTAGGCCGGACGTCACCCACTCTGGTCGACCTGCTCGCGGCCCTGGCCACCGGCGTCGTCGGTGCGGTCGCGATCACCCGACGCGACGTCGGCGATGTACTCCCCGGTGTCGCCATTGCCATCTCGCTGGTGCCGCCGCTCGGCGTCGTCGGAGTCTGCCTCGGCTCGGGTGCTCCCTCACTGGCGCTCGGGGCGTTTGTCCTGTTCGCCTCCAACGTGATCGCGATGATCATCACCAGCGTCGTCGTGTTGACGATCGGCTCCTACGGCCGAGAGGCGGCTGAGCAGGCGGCCGCCGAGACCGATTCGGCTCCGCCGCGCAGACACCGCCGGGCGTATGTGGTGCTCGCGATCGCGCTCATCGTGGTGGCGATACCGATGGTGCTCAACTCGTTGTCGTCGCTGTGGTCGCGGCAGATCGCCACCGCCGCCGACTCGTGGCTGCAGGACGCCGGAATGGGTTCGGCCGAGGTGACCGGGGTGTCGTGGACGGGCGGCACGGTGACCGTGAGCGTGCTGGGGCCACAACAACTGCCACCGGTCGATGATCTCCAACACACTGTCGACGACCTCGTACCGTGGGACCCTGAGGTGGTGGTCGTGCACACCGTCGGTGGTAGGCAGGCCGCGGAGTGAACCGACCAATGCACACGACACAACGAGAGAACTGAGGTGATTTTCATGGGGAGCCCCCAAGAGGCGACTCCGTCTGTGGCCGATGCGAACTCTGCGGCACAGTCCACTCTTCCGTTCGACAACACGAGTGATCTCGACAATGCCTCGCGCGGCTTGATCGCCACCCTGGATTCATCGGTGATCACCGGAGCGGACGGAAACGCCGTATGGGACTGCGGCGAATTCGGTTTCCTCACCGAGAGTTGCCCGCCGACCGCGAATCCCAGTCTGTGGCGACAGTCCGAACTGGTGGCGCGCCATGGCCTGTTCGAGGTGACGGATCGCGTCTATCAGTTGCGCGGACTCGATCTCTCCAACATGACGGTGATCGAGGGCGACGACGGCGTGATCATCATCGACCCGCTGATCTCGGCCGAGACGGCGGCCGCAGGTCTGAAACTGTATCGGGACCAGCGCGGAGACCGTCCGGTCAAGGCGGTCATCTACACCCACTCGCACATCGACCACTTCGGCGGTGTCAAAGGTGTGACCACACAAGAGGCCGTCGATGCCGGTGACTGCGTGATCGTCGCACCGGTGGGCATGGTGGAACACGCTGTGGCCGAGAACGTCTACGCCGGAACAGCGATGGGTAGGCGCGCGGCCTACATGTACGGAGCCGCACTCCCCCGCGGCCCGCAGGGGGCCGTCGGCGCCGGCCTCGGTCAGTCGACCTCGACCGGGCATGCCGGGTTGATCCTGCCCACGATCGACATCGCCGAGACCGGCCACACCGAAACTATCGACGGTGTGACCATCGAGTTCCAGATGACCCCGGGGACCGAGGCTCCCGCGGAGATGAACTTCTACTTTCCGCAGATGCGCGCGTTGTGTATGGCCGAGAACGCCACGCACACCCTGCACAATCTGCTGACCCTGCGTGGCGCGCTGGTGCGAGATCCGCATGTGTGGGCGAAGTACCTGACCGAGGCGATCACCATGTTCGCCGCGCGATCCGACGTCCTGTTCGCGTCCCATCACTGGCCGACCTGGGGCACCGAGGAACTCACGGAGTTCCTTGCTCAGCAACGTGATCTCTACGGCTACCTGCACGACCAGACCCTGCGCGCGCTCAATCAGGGTCGGACCGGGCTGGAGATCGCCGAG contains:
- a CDS encoding TIGR00341 family protein; translation: MLRLIPDSQRRTLDELVERLDLSTGDRASKQSAFWIMLTLSGIIAVSGVVADSTATVIGAMIVAPLSTPILGIGLGIVTARGKLILASVGYVLAGVVLVTLLGVILSQLLPNPTNVLTNSQVLGRTSPTLVDLLAALATGVVGAVAITRRDVGDVLPGVAIAISLVPPLGVVGVCLGSGAPSLALGAFVLFASNVIAMIITSVVVLTIGSYGREAAEQAAAETDSAPPRRHRRAYVVLAIALIVVAIPMVLNSLSSLWSRQIATAADSWLQDAGMGSAEVTGVSWTGGTVTVSVLGPQQLPPVDDLQHTVDDLVPWDPEVVVVHTVGGRQAAE
- a CDS encoding alkyl/aryl-sulfatase; amino-acid sequence: MGSPQEATPSVADANSAAQSTLPFDNTSDLDNASRGLIATLDSSVITGADGNAVWDCGEFGFLTESCPPTANPSLWRQSELVARHGLFEVTDRVYQLRGLDLSNMTVIEGDDGVIIIDPLISAETAAAGLKLYRDQRGDRPVKAVIYTHSHIDHFGGVKGVTTQEAVDAGDCVIVAPVGMVEHAVAENVYAGTAMGRRAAYMYGAALPRGPQGAVGAGLGQSTSTGHAGLILPTIDIAETGHTETIDGVTIEFQMTPGTEAPAEMNFYFPQMRALCMAENATHTLHNLLTLRGALVRDPHVWAKYLTEAITMFAARSDVLFASHHWPTWGTEELTEFLAQQRDLYGYLHDQTLRALNQGRTGLEIAEDIQLPPALENAWHTHGYYGSVSHNVKAIYQRYMGWFDGNPAHLWEHPPEESAKRHVEFMGGVDAVVEKARKTFADGDFRFTATVLNYVLFTDPDYSAARELQADTLEQLGYGSENGTWRNFFLMGAYELRNGAIGTPTTTAAPDILAAMSVEQLFDAISLRVDGPASWDAHITLDWIISDEGIRHRTELRNGLLVHFDVPDDAPGTAEATFTLTKAALLGVLLGGVDFNEAISDGSVSVEGDVSRFAELAGHLDKPDPDFAIVTP